Proteins from one Emys orbicularis isolate rEmyOrb1 chromosome 2, rEmyOrb1.hap1, whole genome shotgun sequence genomic window:
- the CRTAP gene encoding LOW QUALITY PROTEIN: cartilage-associated protein (The sequence of the model RefSeq protein was modified relative to this genomic sequence to represent the inferred CDS: deleted 1 base in 1 codon): MCWAGRRSASFPSPAACRLGARLLPPCKGAGRPIVHFPRFRLARSSCFRRAGSCPVVPGRGAALAAGRMGCERPGAMGLGLGLLGLLLAGARAQYERYSFKSFPRDELMPLESAYRYGLDQYSSENWPESVSYLEVSMRLHRLLRDSEAFCHLNCSAARLPPRGSPARFAGFPELRLFADVLQRAQCLKRCKQGLPAFRQSQPSREVLDEFQRREPYKFLQYAYYKANNFPKAIAAAHTFLLKHPNDEMMQRNMAYYKSMPDAEEHIKDLETKPYETLFVRAVRAYNGDNWRTSISDMELALPDFFKAYDDCLAACEGSREIKDFKDFYLSVADHYIEVLECKLQCEINLTPVIGGFVVEKFVATMYHYLQFAYYKLNDMKNAAPCVASYMLFDQKDEVMKQNMVYYQYHKDKWGLTEEDFQPRPEAVRYYNITTLQTEMYEFAKQHIMDDDEGEVVEFLDELLEVDENSES; the protein is encoded by the exons ATGTGCTGGGCGGGCAGGCGCAGtgcttctttcccctcccctgctgcatgcCGGCTTGGGGCCCGTCTCCTCCCCCCGTGCAAAGGGGCCGGCCGGCCCATTGTCCAT TTTCCTAGGTTCCGCCTCGCCCGCTCTTCGTGCTTCCGCCGGGCTGGTAGCTGTCCCGTGGTGCCGGGTCGGGGTGCAGCGCTGGCGGCGGGCAGGATGGGCTGCGAGCGGCCGGGAgctatggggctggggctggggctgctggggctgctgctggccgGGGCGCGGGCGCAGTACGAGCGCTACAGCTTCAAGAGCTTTCCCCGGGACGAGCTGATGCCGCTGGAGTCCGCCTATCGCTACGGCCTGGACCAGTACAGCAGCGAGAACTGGCCCGAGAGCGTCAGCTACTTGGAGGTGAGCATGCGGCTGCACCGCCTGCTGCGGGACAGTGAGGCCTTCTGCCACCTCAACTGCAGCGCCGCCCGCCTGCCGCCGCGCGGCTCCCCGGCCCGCTTCGCCGGCTTCCCGGAGCTGCGCCTCTTCGCGGACGTGCTGCAGCGGGCGCAGTGCCTCAAGCGCTGCAAGCAGGGGCTGCCCGCCttccgccagtcccagcccagccgcgAGGTGCTCGACGAGTTCCAGAGGCGAGAGCCCTACAAGTTCCTGCAGTACGCCTACTACAAG GCTAATAACTTTCCAaaagccattgcagcagctcataCATTTCTGCTGAAGCACCCAAATGACGAGATGATGCAGAGGAATATGGCTTATTACAAGAGCATGCCTGATGCCGAGGAACATATTAAAGACTTGGAGACAAAGCCATATGAG ACTCTCTTTGTCAGGGCTGTGAGGGCATACAATGGGGATAACTGGAGGACCTCCATCTCTGATATGGAGCTGGCACTTCCCGATTTCTTCAAAGCCTATGATGACTGCCTTGCAGCCTGTGAAGGCTCCCGGGAGATCaaagattttaaagatttttatctTTCAGTAGCAG ATCACTACATTGAGGTCCTTGAATGCAAACTGCAGTGTGAAATCAACCTGACGCCGGTCATAGGAGGCTTTGTTGTGGAGAAGTTTGTGGCAACCATGTACCATTACTTACAGTTTGCCTATTATAAAT TGAATGACATGAAGAATGCAGCCCCTTGTGTTGCTAGCTACATGCTCTTCGACCAGAAAGATGAAGTGATGAAACAGAACATGGTCTACTATCAATACCATAAAGACAAATGGGGACTCACAGAGGAAGATTTCCAGCCCAGACCA